From the Leptospira kanakyensis genome, the window GCTATCGCATTTTGAAGATATTCAATGAGTATAGAATTATTGATTTGATTTGGATTATGATAGGTAATGCAATAAACTTGCTTTCTGTTTTCTTTTTCTAAAATATTATGCTTATCATTAATTAAATATCCATTACAAAATCCGAATTGAACACCAGCTTTTGGTCCTGGTTTTATAGAGGCAGGCCAAATAAAACAGATCCTGCTATTTTTAAAATAATA encodes:
- a CDS encoding DUF1801 domain-containing protein; this encodes MDKFETFYKSLSENEYQIVSKLKEVLSKFPSLDEKISYSVLYYFKNSRICFIWPASIKPGPKAGVQFGFCNGYLINDKHNILEKENRKQVYCITYHNPNQINNSILIEYLQNAIAIDESLYSKKKSV